From Nguyenibacter vanlangensis, one genomic window encodes:
- a CDS encoding peroxiredoxin-like family protein — MIETMHRATAELIASGAAGRALKAGDKMPAFTLNDPDGKPVSSRDLLAHGPLVVSFYRGVWCPYCNMELQALQEALPAFEKLGASLIAISPQTSVNSRKSVRQNELSFPILSDEHNDVAAAFGLRFAMPDYLVDLYKDLKNDLPSFNGDDSWTLPMPGRFVIGQDGVILYAEVNPDYTRRPEPAGMLPALRHAARATA; from the coding sequence GTGATCGAGACCATGCATCGGGCGACGGCGGAATTGATCGCCTCGGGCGCTGCCGGCCGCGCGCTCAAGGCCGGTGACAAGATGCCCGCGTTCACGTTGAACGACCCGGACGGCAAACCGGTCTCCTCGCGCGATCTGCTCGCCCATGGCCCCCTGGTCGTGAGCTTCTATCGCGGTGTCTGGTGCCCCTATTGCAACATGGAATTGCAGGCGCTTCAGGAGGCGCTCCCGGCTTTCGAAAAGCTCGGCGCGAGCCTGATTGCCATTTCACCGCAAACCTCGGTGAACAGCCGAAAGTCGGTCCGCCAGAACGAACTTTCCTTTCCGATCCTCTCGGACGAGCACAACGACGTTGCCGCCGCCTTTGGTCTGCGCTTTGCCATGCCTGACTATCTTGTCGACCTCTACAAGGACCTCAAGAACGATCTGCCGTCCTTCAATGGCGATGACAGCTGGACCCTGCCGATGCCGGGCCGCTTCGTCATCGGTCAGGACGGCGTCATCCTCTACGCCGAGGTGAACCCGGACTACACACGCCGTCCTGAACCCGCGGGCATGCTGCCCGCGCTTCGTCACGCGGCGCGTGCCACGGCCTGA
- a CDS encoding SDR family oxidoreductase, translated as MSRTFLVTGASKGIGLALSHRLVKAGHHVIGIARHRTDDFPGELVPIDLGDGAATNAVLTDLSGRFEVDGVVNNVGLVRPQLLGAVDLPTLDEVMRVNLHPAVQSAQVFLPGMKARGWGRIVNITSLTVLGSIQRTAYAAAKAALTSFTRGWALELAETGITVNAVAPGPTETELFRANNPPGSDGERRYLTAVPMRRFGKPDEIAAAIAFLLSEDAGFVTGQALHVDGGASIGKSAF; from the coding sequence ATGTCTCGTACGTTCCTCGTCACCGGCGCCAGCAAGGGCATAGGCTTGGCGCTCTCCCATCGCCTGGTTAAAGCTGGGCACCACGTCATCGGCATCGCCCGCCACCGGACCGACGACTTTCCGGGCGAGCTTGTGCCCATCGACCTCGGGGACGGTGCCGCGACCAATGCGGTGCTGACCGATCTCAGCGGCCGTTTCGAGGTCGATGGTGTGGTCAACAATGTCGGCCTCGTTCGCCCGCAATTGCTGGGAGCGGTCGATCTCCCGACGCTCGATGAGGTGATGCGGGTCAATCTTCATCCCGCCGTACAAAGCGCCCAGGTGTTTCTGCCCGGCATGAAAGCGCGCGGCTGGGGACGTATCGTCAATATCACCAGCTTGACCGTGCTCGGAAGCATCCAGCGTACCGCATATGCGGCCGCCAAGGCAGCCCTGACCAGCTTTACCCGAGGCTGGGCGCTGGAGCTTGCCGAGACGGGGATTACCGTCAATGCCGTCGCACCGGGACCGACCGAGACGGAACTCTTCCGCGCCAATAATCCGCCGGGCTCCGACGGAGAGCGCCGCTATCTTACGGCGGTGCCGATGCGGCGCTTCGGCAAGCCCGACGAGATCGCCGCGGCGATCGCATTTCTTCTGTCCGAAGATGCGGGCTTCGTCACGGGACAGGCGCTGCATGTCGATGGCGGCGCATCTATCGGCAAATCTGCCTTCTGA
- a CDS encoding carboxymuconolactone decarboxylase family protein, with the protein MINGFTLLDATTAPTESAQILNEVQAAWGFVPNLHRVLAESPAALEAYATLWGIAEKTSFTAQERNIAYLSIIYENECTYCMAGHTNLSKMAKVNPADIEAIRAGRAIADSKLEALRQFAAKITRQRGVVSETDVAAFKAAGYTNQSVLDVLVLAATKLISNYTNHLAATPNDDFMKGAEWTAPGKLHAIA; encoded by the coding sequence ATGATCAACGGATTCACGCTTCTCGACGCGACGACAGCCCCCACTGAGTCGGCCCAAATCCTCAATGAGGTCCAGGCGGCGTGGGGCTTCGTGCCCAATCTGCACCGCGTGCTCGCGGAAAGTCCCGCCGCCCTGGAAGCTTATGCCACTCTGTGGGGTATCGCGGAGAAGACGAGCTTCACCGCTCAAGAACGGAATATCGCCTATCTCTCGATCATTTACGAAAACGAGTGCACCTACTGCATGGCGGGGCACACCAATCTTTCTAAGATGGCAAAGGTGAACCCGGCCGATATCGAAGCGATCCGGGCAGGCCGCGCCATCGCCGATAGCAAGCTGGAGGCCCTGCGGCAGTTTGCTGCCAAAATCACCCGCCAGCGCGGTGTCGTCAGTGAGACGGACGTGGCCGCCTTCAAGGCCGCGGGCTACACCAACCAGTCCGTGCTCGATGTGCTGGTCCTGGCGGCCACCAAGCTCATCTCCAACTACACCAACCACCTGGCGGCCACTCCCAACGACGACTTCATGAAGGGCGCCGAATGGACCGCGCCGGGCAAGCTTCACGCCATCGCATAG